Proteins encoded by one window of Blastopirellula marina:
- a CDS encoding response regulator, translating into MSNVLRVALVDPKDSSRESLKSTLLGMDIVWLEAECSRYEFFADVVGQTNPDIGIVAIDSDPEKAIRLIREVHENTPECSILVISGSSDGQLILKAMRAGAKEFLTQPLDIEDLVSALERIGHHRFGKGDTKSRGCKVITVCGATGGVGSTSMAVNLGCILAAQEGNNVALIDLDLALGDSDVFLDTIPDYTLLDVAQNIKRLDFNLLKRSLTRHSSGLYLLPRPVQLQEEAPISPDDLSRVIGLMKATFTHLIIDTSKSYSSLDIVAMQEANINLMTIQLDLPCLRNVVRLMMSFSEIDGLKEKTRVIVNRVGLDNGEISLKKAQETIGSEIYWQIPNEYRVMVEVRNNGVPLIEQAPRAGITQALVGLAESLSGDASKKNSGGKSGIGRWFGFLSSKGEKTAKPEESEAQAAD; encoded by the coding sequence ATGAGCAATGTATTACGAGTCGCCCTTGTCGATCCGAAGGACTCATCGCGAGAATCGTTAAAATCGACACTTCTGGGTATGGACATCGTTTGGCTGGAAGCCGAATGCTCGCGTTACGAATTCTTCGCCGACGTCGTCGGCCAAACCAATCCTGACATCGGCATTGTGGCGATCGATTCCGATCCCGAAAAAGCCATCCGTTTGATTCGTGAAGTGCACGAAAACACGCCGGAGTGCAGCATCCTGGTTATCAGTGGTTCCAGCGATGGCCAGTTGATTCTCAAAGCGATGCGTGCCGGTGCAAAAGAGTTCCTCACGCAGCCGCTGGACATTGAAGATCTGGTTAGTGCCCTGGAACGAATCGGCCATCATCGGTTCGGCAAAGGGGATACCAAGTCGCGCGGATGTAAGGTGATCACAGTCTGTGGTGCAACCGGCGGCGTTGGTTCGACCAGCATGGCCGTCAATCTGGGATGCATCCTGGCCGCGCAAGAGGGCAACAACGTCGCCCTGATTGACCTCGATCTGGCACTGGGGGATAGCGATGTCTTCCTGGACACCATTCCTGATTACACGCTGTTGGACGTTGCACAAAACATTAAGCGTCTCGACTTTAACCTGCTGAAGCGTTCGCTGACGCGTCACAGCAGTGGCCTTTATCTGCTGCCACGTCCGGTGCAGTTGCAGGAAGAAGCCCCAATCAGCCCGGATGACCTGTCTCGCGTGATCGGCCTGATGAAGGCGACCTTCACGCATTTGATCATTGATACCTCGAAGTCGTACTCTTCGCTCGACATCGTCGCGATGCAGGAAGCGAATATCAATCTGATGACCATTCAGTTGGACCTGCCGTGCTTGCGAAACGTGGTTCGTCTGATGATGAGCTTCAGCGAGATTGACGGGCTGAAGGAAAAGACACGCGTCATCGTCAATCGTGTCGGTTTGGACAACGGTGAAATCAGCCTGAAGAAGGCGCAGGAAACGATCGGCAGCGAAATCTACTGGCAGATTCCTAACGAGTACCGCGTGATGGTCGAGGTTCGCAACAATGGCGTACCGCTGATCGAACAGGCTCCTCGCGCGGGTATCACCCAGGCACTGGTCGGATTGGCCGAGTCGCTCTCTGGCGATGCTTCGAAAAAGAATTCCGGTGGAAAGTCCGGCATTGGCCGATGGTTCGGTTTCCTCTCTTCGAAGGGGGAAAAGACCGCAAAGCCAGAAGAATCGGAAGCCCAGGCAGCCGATTAA
- a CDS encoding RNA polymerase sigma factor, whose protein sequence is MESTGPELPTSAWKSEEELIEALQRQEDDAYEYLVRAYSGRMLVVAKRFLGQDQDAQDAVQDSFLSAFKAIENFEGNSKLSTWLHRIVVNACLMKLRTKKRKPEKPVEDLLPHFVSDGHRDRSEPSWAITFDTAVQSRETRDLVRQQIEELPESYRTVLLLRDIEQLSTEETAARLDMSVSAVKTRLHRARQALKTLLDPHMNSGY, encoded by the coding sequence ATGGAAAGCACCGGACCTGAACTGCCGACTAGCGCTTGGAAATCCGAAGAAGAGCTTATCGAAGCTCTCCAGCGGCAAGAGGACGACGCGTACGAATACTTAGTTCGTGCGTACAGTGGTCGTATGCTGGTCGTAGCCAAACGCTTCCTGGGTCAAGACCAGGATGCCCAGGACGCGGTGCAAGATTCGTTTCTGTCAGCGTTTAAAGCGATTGAAAACTTCGAGGGGAACTCGAAGCTTTCGACTTGGCTGCATCGAATTGTGGTAAACGCCTGTTTGATGAAGCTACGCACTAAGAAGCGGAAACCCGAAAAGCCTGTGGAGGATTTGCTGCCCCACTTTGTTTCTGACGGTCATCGTGATCGATCGGAACCCTCGTGGGCAATTACCTTTGACACGGCTGTCCAGAGCCGCGAAACACGAGACCTGGTTCGCCAGCAAATTGAAGAATTGCCGGAAAGTTACCGAACCGTTTTGCTGCTTCGCGACATCGAACAATTAAGTACCGAGGAAACCGCGGCCCGACTCGACATGAGTGTTTCTGCCGTCAAGACGCGGCTGCATCGTGCCCGGCAAGCATTAAAAACTCTGTTGGATCCGCACATGAATAGCGGATACTAA
- the cpaB gene encoding Flp pilus assembly protein CpaB, with protein MRPKSLILIIIALGCGLVASIGISQVLEQQTAQPVPQVEMENIFVALEDIDINEQIKPEMIKLEPWPADKIPEGAIRELENVEERRPRSRLFAGEVILEGKLFGSDEDQGASKLIPKGYRVHSVRVTAESSASGLILPGDRVDVLVYLQVMNQNNRSQKKQMTRTILTNCRVFAVNEQIHRETDSQGNSIAAKTVSLLVTPKQVEILVLASRLGSLSLSLRPPDESGDDEAGTTDDATISELLGITENADPGMDENKPAEPAVAQDKKPSGGGFLDFLKNSQAALTSPTVGAMPAPQEPEWTMDLLSPDGVRRFEFGQDEELPTEVSPGSSASRASTMRTSMPAPLPTLPPGSVGQPSQPADNGSADGVDMKPSDNDSDSMPAESDTDFGPDDA; from the coding sequence ATGCGTCCTAAATCACTAATTCTGATCATCATCGCACTCGGGTGCGGGCTGGTTGCCTCGATTGGCATCAGCCAGGTGCTCGAACAGCAAACGGCTCAGCCGGTACCTCAGGTCGAAATGGAGAACATCTTCGTCGCGCTTGAGGACATCGACATCAACGAGCAGATCAAGCCAGAGATGATCAAGCTGGAACCATGGCCAGCAGATAAGATTCCAGAAGGCGCGATTCGTGAACTGGAAAACGTCGAAGAACGTCGTCCTCGTTCGCGTCTGTTCGCCGGCGAAGTCATTTTGGAAGGCAAGCTCTTCGGCTCGGACGAAGACCAAGGTGCCTCCAAGCTGATTCCTAAAGGGTATCGCGTTCACTCGGTTCGCGTAACCGCCGAAAGCTCGGCTTCCGGTTTGATTCTGCCCGGTGACCGCGTTGACGTTCTGGTTTACCTGCAAGTGATGAACCAGAACAACCGCAGCCAAAAGAAGCAAATGACTCGCACGATTCTGACGAACTGCCGGGTGTTTGCTGTGAACGAACAAATTCATCGCGAAACCGATTCGCAAGGCAACTCGATTGCCGCCAAGACGGTCTCGTTGTTGGTGACCCCGAAGCAAGTCGAGATCCTCGTGCTTGCCTCGCGATTGGGGAGCCTGAGCTTGTCGTTGCGTCCGCCAGATGAAAGCGGTGACGACGAAGCCGGCACGACCGACGATGCAACGATTTCGGAACTGCTGGGCATTACCGAGAACGCCGACCCAGGCATGGATGAAAACAAGCCAGCCGAACCGGCTGTGGCCCAAGACAAGAAGCCTTCGGGCGGTGGTTTCCTCGATTTCCTGAAGAACTCGCAAGCTGCTCTCACTTCGCCAACTGTTGGTGCCATGCCGGCTCCGCAGGAACCGGAATGGACAATGGATTTGCTCAGCCCGGATGGCGTGCGTCGTTTTGAGTTCGGCCAGGATGAAGAACTTCCGACGGAAGTGAGCCCAGGCTCCTCCGCGAGCCGGGCCAGCACGATGCGAACCTCGATGCCAGCACCCCTGCCGACCTTGCCACCAGGCTCGGTCGGTCAACCATCGCAGCCTGCGGACAACGGTTCCGCCGACGGCGTGGATATGAAGCCCAGCGATAATGACAGCGACTCCATGCCAGCGGAGTCAGACACAGACTTTGGACCGGACGACGCCTAA
- a CDS encoding aldehyde dehydrogenase family protein, with protein sequence MSIRSEYSAYLANQPITPNFDLSVEDKFRQSVATRVPLADAALMERAIAAADGAAQAMAEMPSFRRQAILNHCVQRFEQRSEELAVALCVEAGKPIGDSRGEVTRLIDTFRVAAEESTRMLGEVMPLDISPRAEGYRGMWKRVPIGPCAFITPFNFPLNLVAHKVAPALAVGCPFVLKPASKTPIGALLVGEILAETDLPEGAFSILPASRDAANLLVTDDRLKKLSFTGSQDVGWGLKAKAGKKKVTLELGGNAACIVDEGTNLEDAVQRIVFGAFYQSGQSCVSVQRILIHRSIYDATVKLLCERIAKLKVGDPMDKETFVGPIISHSDAERIENWIESARKAGAKVLVGGKRDGILVEPTLLADVPKDENVCAKEVFGPVAVVAPFDTFDQALAMANDSDFGLQVGIFTRDIQKIMKAWDTMEVGGVIIGDVPSWRVDHMPYGGVKESGIGREGVRFAMNDMTEIRNLVIRSVPD encoded by the coding sequence ATGTCGATTCGTAGTGAATATTCCGCCTATCTTGCCAACCAGCCGATCACCCCCAATTTCGATCTCAGCGTTGAAGACAAGTTTCGCCAAAGCGTCGCCACCAGGGTCCCTCTAGCCGATGCGGCGCTGATGGAACGGGCAATCGCCGCAGCCGACGGGGCAGCACAAGCAATGGCCGAGATGCCGTCGTTTCGCCGTCAGGCGATTCTCAACCACTGCGTTCAACGCTTCGAGCAGCGTAGCGAAGAACTGGCAGTGGCCCTTTGTGTCGAGGCTGGTAAACCAATCGGCGATAGTCGTGGTGAAGTGACGCGGCTGATCGATACGTTTCGTGTCGCCGCCGAAGAGTCGACCAGGATGCTGGGTGAGGTCATGCCGCTGGATATCAGCCCGCGGGCCGAAGGGTATCGCGGTATGTGGAAACGCGTGCCGATTGGTCCTTGTGCGTTTATCACGCCGTTCAACTTTCCTTTGAACCTGGTAGCGCATAAGGTTGCACCTGCGTTGGCGGTTGGTTGTCCATTTGTGCTGAAGCCAGCCAGCAAGACCCCGATCGGCGCGCTGCTGGTAGGCGAGATCTTGGCTGAGACCGATCTACCGGAAGGTGCGTTCTCGATTCTGCCGGCCAGCCGCGATGCAGCGAACCTGTTGGTGACCGACGATCGACTAAAGAAGCTCAGCTTCACCGGCTCGCAAGATGTTGGCTGGGGGTTGAAGGCCAAGGCCGGTAAGAAGAAGGTCACGCTCGAACTGGGGGGCAATGCGGCCTGTATTGTCGACGAGGGGACCAACCTGGAAGACGCCGTGCAGCGGATCGTTTTCGGGGCGTTCTATCAATCAGGCCAAAGCTGCGTAAGTGTGCAGCGGATACTGATCCACCGAAGTATCTACGACGCCACCGTCAAGTTGCTATGCGAGCGGATCGCCAAGCTGAAGGTCGGAGATCCCATGGACAAGGAAACGTTCGTCGGTCCCATCATTTCCCATTCCGATGCGGAAAGGATTGAAAACTGGATCGAGTCCGCTAGAAAGGCTGGTGCCAAGGTACTGGTGGGTGGTAAACGAGATGGGATTCTCGTCGAGCCAACGCTGCTTGCCGATGTCCCCAAAGACGAAAACGTGTGCGCCAAGGAAGTCTTCGGCCCGGTTGCGGTCGTGGCTCCTTTTGATACGTTCGATCAGGCACTCGCGATGGCCAACGACAGCGACTTCGGGCTGCAGGTCGGTATCTTTACGCGTGATATTCAGAAGATCATGAAAGCGTGGGATACCATGGAAGTTGGTGGTGTGATCATCGGCGATGTCCCCTCATGGCGTGTCGATCACATGCCCTATGGTGGTGTGAAAGAAAGTGGGATCGGACGTGAAGGGGTTCGTTTTGCCATGAATGACATGACTGAGATTCGCAACTTGGTCATTCGTTCGGTCCCAGATTAG
- a CDS encoding type II and III secretion system protein family protein yields MITKYRFARQLVTTAALMMLSAVCGSVQAQNEAPGVNFQVANPNQRLEMIVNSSRIFTLDEKIPKAQVNNPDLIRLTPLSPNKIQVSALKPGVTQVNLWAEDGTIFTVDVVVIGDGRELQMLLESEFPNASIKVRPLASSVVLSGFVDRPDAINRIVLMAEDYYPKVINNITVGGVQQVMLKVKVYEVSRTKLRTMGFDWAAVSGNDYIIQSVSGIISSVAQGGGSVTTAGAETVTFGVIGNNSSFFGFVEALRQNNLAKLLSEPTINAMSGRPASFLSGGEVPIQVASGLGTTSIEFKEFGTRVDVVPIVLGNGNIRLEVRPLVSEVDSSLAVDGTPGFRTRWVDTAVEMKAGQTFALAGLIQEKIETSNRGIPYLADIPWAGAAFRRVQDRRNEVELLIIVTPELVGPLNPGEEPCALPGTSSGPLNDTELYWRGYMEVPNCGPGSYETGMIGPSGPSVIEGELIEQGTPLMEVPSPTSARAPQFETNTQMRGVHTPSGRRTTPVSIQANPGVRPSSGQSSVPVQPSGPMPSMIGPSGYDTLNF; encoded by the coding sequence ATGATTACCAAGTACCGCTTCGCGCGACAACTTGTCACGACTGCAGCCTTGATGATGCTGTCCGCAGTTTGCGGAAGCGTTCAGGCTCAAAACGAGGCCCCCGGCGTCAACTTTCAGGTCGCCAATCCTAACCAGCGGTTGGAGATGATTGTGAACTCCAGCCGCATCTTTACCTTGGATGAGAAGATCCCCAAGGCACAGGTCAACAACCCAGATCTGATTCGGTTGACTCCACTGTCGCCGAACAAGATTCAGGTTTCGGCCCTGAAGCCCGGTGTCACGCAAGTGAACCTCTGGGCCGAAGACGGCACCATCTTCACCGTCGACGTCGTCGTCATCGGTGACGGCCGCGAACTGCAGATGCTTCTGGAAAGTGAATTTCCGAACGCTTCGATCAAGGTTCGTCCCCTGGCCAGCAGCGTGGTGCTCTCAGGCTTCGTCGATCGCCCTGATGCCATCAACCGCATCGTGCTGATGGCTGAAGACTATTACCCGAAAGTGATCAACAATATCACCGTGGGCGGTGTTCAGCAGGTAATGCTGAAGGTCAAAGTTTACGAAGTTTCGCGAACCAAGCTGCGAACGATGGGCTTCGACTGGGCTGCTGTGAGCGGAAACGATTACATCATCCAAAGCGTCAGCGGTATTATCTCGAGCGTCGCTCAGGGTGGTGGCTCGGTCACAACCGCCGGTGCTGAGACGGTCACGTTTGGCGTCATCGGCAACAACAGTTCGTTCTTCGGTTTCGTGGAAGCTTTGCGTCAGAACAACCTGGCCAAGTTGCTCTCCGAGCCGACTATCAACGCTATGAGCGGTCGTCCGGCCAGCTTCCTGTCTGGTGGTGAAGTGCCGATTCAAGTTGCTTCCGGTCTGGGTACTACCTCGATCGAGTTCAAGGAATTTGGTACTCGCGTCGACGTGGTTCCAATCGTCCTGGGCAACGGCAATATACGCCTGGAAGTGCGTCCACTGGTTAGCGAAGTCGACTCCAGCCTGGCTGTCGATGGAACGCCTGGTTTCCGTACTCGCTGGGTCGACACGGCTGTCGAAATGAAGGCCGGTCAAACGTTCGCCCTGGCTGGTTTGATCCAGGAAAAGATCGAAACCTCGAACCGTGGTATTCCTTACCTGGCTGACATCCCTTGGGCCGGTGCTGCTTTCCGCCGCGTGCAAGATCGTCGTAACGAAGTGGAACTGCTGATCATTGTGACTCCAGAACTGGTCGGTCCGCTGAATCCAGGCGAAGAACCTTGTGCACTTCCTGGCACTTCGAGTGGTCCGCTCAACGACACCGAGCTGTACTGGCGAGGTTACATGGAAGTTCCCAACTGTGGTCCTGGGAGCTACGAAACCGGCATGATCGGCCCATCGGGTCCATCTGTGATCGAAGGGGAGCTGATCGAGCAAGGTACTCCGCTGATGGAAGTTCCTTCGCCAACTTCAGCCCGGGCACCGCAGTTCGAGACGAATACCCAGATGCGAGGTGTACACACTCCGTCGGGACGACGAACGACTCCGGTATCGATCCAAGCTAACCCTGGCGTACGGCCATCTTCCGGTCAATCGTCAGTACCGGTTCAACCATCGGGACCAATGCCCTCGATGATCGGTCCGTCGGGCTACGATACGCTCAATTTTTAA
- a CDS encoding CpaF family protein: protein MRSAATDPKASNSKQAEFENLKRKIHGKLVDKLDLSKIGELEGEVLRREIRLVVEHLCDTEETLLNRTERERLIEEVLDETFGLGPLELLLKDHGISDILINGPHQIYCEKGGKLELSSVKFRDNEHLLQIIDRIVSKVGRRVDETCPMVDARLPDGSRFNAIIPPLALDGAAVSIRRFGSNPLKLEDLLNYKAFTPEMVMLLEGAIKARLNIIISGGTGSGKTTLLNTLSSFISGAERIVTIEDAAELQLQQEHVVRLETRPPNVEGKGGVTATDLVKNALRMRPERIIIGECRGAETLDMLQAMNTGHEGSMTTIHSNTPRDAIARIETLISMSGFELPIKAMRQQIASAVDLIIQANRLQGGPRRVTHITEVIGMEQETVVMQDIYRYEQSGIDETGRARGRFISTGVRPNFMDRLESAGVRLPASAFRERMMLED, encoded by the coding sequence ATGCGATCAGCGGCAACGGATCCTAAAGCATCGAACTCGAAACAAGCAGAATTCGAAAACCTCAAGCGTAAGATCCATGGGAAGCTTGTGGATAAGCTCGATCTTTCGAAGATCGGCGAGTTGGAAGGGGAGGTCCTCCGACGAGAGATTCGCCTGGTGGTTGAACACCTGTGCGATACCGAAGAGACCCTGCTCAATCGCACCGAACGCGAACGCCTGATCGAAGAGGTTCTCGACGAAACGTTTGGTCTGGGCCCGCTAGAGCTTTTGCTGAAGGATCATGGGATCAGCGATATTCTGATCAACGGTCCACACCAGATCTACTGCGAAAAGGGTGGCAAGCTCGAACTGAGCAGTGTCAAGTTTCGCGATAACGAACACCTTCTGCAAATCATTGACCGTATCGTATCGAAGGTAGGCCGGCGCGTCGACGAAACCTGCCCGATGGTCGACGCGCGTCTCCCCGACGGATCGCGTTTCAACGCAATCATTCCGCCGCTTGCCCTTGATGGAGCGGCGGTTTCTATTCGTCGGTTCGGTTCCAACCCGCTGAAGTTGGAAGACCTGCTGAACTACAAAGCATTTACGCCTGAAATGGTGATGCTGTTGGAAGGGGCCATCAAGGCTCGCCTGAATATCATTATTTCCGGTGGTACCGGTTCTGGTAAGACGACGCTGCTGAACACGCTTTCCAGCTTCATTAGCGGTGCCGAGCGTATCGTGACGATTGAAGACGCAGCGGAACTTCAGCTGCAGCAGGAGCACGTCGTGCGGCTGGAAACCCGCCCGCCGAACGTCGAGGGAAAGGGCGGCGTTACCGCGACCGACCTGGTGAAAAACGCCCTGCGTATGCGTCCTGAACGAATCATCATTGGTGAGTGTCGTGGTGCCGAAACGCTCGACATGCTACAGGCCATGAATACGGGTCACGAAGGTTCGATGACCACGATTCACTCCAATACACCGCGTGACGCGATTGCCCGTATTGAAACGCTCATTTCGATGTCAGGCTTTGAACTACCAATCAAAGCAATGCGTCAGCAGATCGCCAGCGCCGTCGACCTGATCATTCAGGCCAACCGTTTGCAAGGTGGTCCGCGACGCGTAACCCACATCACCGAAGTGATCGGCATGGAGCAGGAAACGGTCGTCATGCAAGACATTTATCGTTACGAGCAATCCGGTATTGATGAGACAGGCCGCGCACGTGGTCGCTTCATTTCGACCGGCGTTCGTCCCAACTTCATGGATCGTCTTGAATCGGCGGGCGTTCGCTTGCCGGCCAGTGCCTTCCGTGAACGTATGATGCTCGAAGACTAA
- a CDS encoding type II secretion system F family protein, with product MLTLVVLITVFVGVATLVGAVAILFRGDANPEIESRLEILTGKGKANGEGGKGEQKGGITRLSDGNDGALEEFIARYFNLRLFLDQAAMETSVSNFILLTAGLAGAGAVVPFLLGLPFYIGPILAVILGIMPFGYIWFQRNKRLAKFGNQLPDALELIARALRAGHSLGAGFHLVSEEMLDPIGSEFRKVFESQNLGVPLEEAIVDMTERVPNLDLKFFGTAVILQRQTGGDLAEILDKIGRLVRQRMELFGQIQALTGEGRISGIVLLGMPPALFIVMWYLNPTYVMTLFTDPLGQKMLAGAIVMQLIGAWVIQKIIDIKV from the coding sequence ATGTTGACGCTAGTAGTTCTTATTACGGTTTTCGTAGGTGTAGCCACGCTAGTGGGTGCCGTAGCGATTCTGTTTCGAGGGGACGCCAACCCTGAGATCGAGAGTCGCCTCGAAATATTAACCGGTAAAGGAAAGGCCAATGGTGAAGGAGGCAAGGGTGAGCAGAAAGGCGGCATCACCCGACTCTCCGACGGCAACGATGGTGCCTTGGAAGAGTTCATTGCCAGGTACTTCAACCTACGACTGTTCCTTGACCAGGCCGCCATGGAAACTTCGGTTTCCAACTTTATCCTGCTGACCGCAGGGTTGGCCGGTGCCGGTGCCGTGGTACCGTTCCTGTTGGGATTGCCTTTCTATATCGGCCCAATCCTGGCTGTCATCTTAGGCATCATGCCCTTTGGCTACATTTGGTTTCAGCGGAACAAACGCCTCGCCAAGTTCGGCAACCAACTGCCCGATGCCTTGGAACTGATCGCTCGTGCTTTGCGTGCCGGACATAGTCTCGGTGCTGGTTTTCATCTGGTGAGCGAAGAAATGCTCGACCCGATTGGCAGCGAGTTTCGCAAGGTATTTGAATCGCAAAACCTCGGTGTGCCGTTGGAAGAGGCCATCGTTGATATGACCGAACGCGTTCCGAACCTCGACCTTAAGTTCTTCGGGACGGCCGTTATTCTGCAGCGTCAGACGGGTGGTGACCTGGCTGAAATTCTCGACAAGATCGGCCGGCTCGTTCGTCAGCGTATGGAATTATTCGGGCAAATTCAGGCCCTCACCGGTGAAGGTCGTATCTCCGGTATCGTTCTGTTGGGTATGCCACCGGCACTGTTCATCGTGATGTGGTACTTGAACCCAACGTACGTGATGACACTGTTTACCGATCCCCTGGGTCAAAAAATGTTGGCCGGTGCCATCGTCATGCAATTGATCGGTGCCTGGGTGATTCAAAAGATTATCGATATCAAGGTGTAA
- a CDS encoding tetratricopeptide repeat protein yields the protein MQKKNAKRVWIKYGRDMICTGLALQGLLLAPSMGYGAERPKPSNRPKPIATDSEEGSSFRLIQFSDSGESEGSGSISSAFKKAGDSISGFFTSEPRQPKVENDPISLSNMPDEINANVYLSAARMMENAGNFEGAERQYKSCLEKFPKSRLAQISYARLLHRTQRLDESLVIYQMADKDHPKDPTICNDMGLCLARMGRKDEAMAKFHQATLGAPEDPRYRNNLAMVLVDSGRADEALSQLVFAHGKAKGHFNLGFLLYRSGDQQGAIANFEAALQEDPNLKQATDMLQRISGEQIAGQGSRTAPAPRSNTMFISDQPRETKSSPVVIPSQPSKVPPAPEIEPPRLLPPVR from the coding sequence ATGCAAAAGAAAAACGCCAAACGCGTCTGGATCAAATACGGACGCGACATGATCTGTACCGGCCTCGCATTGCAGGGCTTGTTACTCGCACCTTCGATGGGATATGGGGCAGAGCGTCCCAAGCCCAGCAATCGGCCGAAGCCAATCGCCACCGATAGCGAGGAAGGCAGTTCGTTCCGCTTGATTCAGTTCTCTGATTCCGGAGAATCCGAAGGCTCTGGTTCGATCAGTTCGGCCTTCAAAAAGGCTGGCGATTCGATCTCAGGCTTCTTCACATCGGAACCGCGCCAGCCAAAGGTCGAGAACGACCCGATCAGTCTGTCGAATATGCCGGACGAGATCAACGCCAACGTTTATCTGAGTGCCGCTCGGATGATGGAAAACGCAGGCAACTTCGAGGGTGCCGAACGACAGTATAAGTCGTGCCTGGAGAAGTTTCCCAAGAGCCGCCTTGCCCAGATCAGCTATGCCCGTCTGCTGCATCGTACGCAACGTCTAGACGAGTCGTTGGTGATCTACCAGATGGCTGACAAGGATCATCCCAAGGATCCGACGATTTGCAACGATATGGGATTGTGCCTGGCACGCATGGGGCGAAAGGACGAGGCGATGGCCAAGTTCCATCAAGCGACCCTCGGGGCCCCAGAAGACCCCCGCTATCGCAACAACCTGGCAATGGTCCTGGTAGATTCCGGTCGAGCGGACGAAGCACTCTCGCAACTCGTCTTTGCTCATGGGAAAGCCAAGGGGCACTTCAATTTGGGCTTCTTGCTATATCGTTCCGGTGATCAACAAGGTGCGATCGCCAATTTCGAGGCCGCCTTGCAGGAAGATCCCAATTTGAAACAAGCTACCGATATGCTGCAGCGTATCAGTGGCGAACAAATTGCTGGCCAAGGATCGCGAACGGCTCCGGCACCTCGATCGAACACGATGTTCATTAGCGATCAGCCGCGTGAGACGAAGTCTTCGCCGGTGGTGATTCCGTCGCAGCCTTCGAAGGTTCCACCGGCTCCGGAGATTGAACCTCCGCGACTTCTTCCACCGGTTCGATAA
- a CDS encoding type II secretion system F family protein, whose protein sequence is MFDSGTNGVLIIAVSVFGLFAAGIYFLADMLLKDKSRAEDRLDGLKDPYQRGGRNGEKGSKGTALGKVLEKATPSLAKPLQPTNQKDALKLKDKLSHAGFRSEAAPTTFLGLKFAGLIAGLVLGGGTFFVLGDFSLFGILKAAIVLGFFFYLPELGLWYLGKTRKEQIFRGLPDALDLMVVCVEAGLGLDQAMRRVAEEMKKTYRVIAEEFGMCNFQLQMGRARVDVLHELGARTGVEDLRSLAAILIQADKFGSSIAQALRVQSDAMRTRRRQIAEEKAAKTAVKMIFPLVFFIFPGIFVVLVGPAAITVIREMLPMMAANS, encoded by the coding sequence ATGTTTGATTCCGGTACCAATGGCGTTCTGATCATTGCGGTAAGCGTATTCGGCTTGTTCGCCGCAGGCATCTATTTCCTCGCGGATATGTTGCTGAAGGACAAAAGCCGTGCGGAAGATCGACTGGATGGGTTGAAAGACCCTTACCAGCGCGGTGGACGCAATGGCGAGAAGGGCTCTAAGGGAACTGCTTTGGGCAAAGTGCTGGAGAAGGCCACTCCTTCCTTGGCCAAGCCTTTGCAGCCAACCAACCAAAAAGACGCATTGAAGCTGAAGGACAAGCTTTCGCATGCAGGTTTTCGGAGCGAAGCTGCGCCGACTACCTTCTTGGGCTTGAAGTTTGCCGGATTGATCGCCGGCCTTGTCCTGGGTGGTGGTACATTCTTCGTCCTGGGAGATTTCTCGTTATTCGGCATTTTGAAGGCGGCCATCGTTCTCGGCTTCTTCTTCTATCTGCCAGAACTCGGATTGTGGTATCTCGGCAAGACCCGTAAAGAGCAGATCTTCCGCGGTCTTCCCGACGCCCTCGACTTGATGGTCGTTTGTGTTGAGGCCGGTCTCGGTCTCGATCAGGCCATGCGTCGTGTTGCCGAGGAAATGAAAAAAACCTACCGTGTGATCGCTGAAGAGTTCGGCATGTGTAACTTCCAGTTGCAGATGGGGCGCGCTCGCGTCGATGTGCTGCATGAACTGGGTGCACGAACCGGTGTGGAAGATCTTCGCTCGCTCGCTGCGATTCTGATTCAGGCGGATAAGTTCGGTTCGAGTATCGCCCAAGCACTTCGCGTGCAGAGCGATGCCATGCGAACCCGTCGTCGCCAAATCGCTGAAGAAAAGGCTGCCAAGACTGCGGTGAAGATGATCTTCCCGCTGGTGTTCTTCATCTTCCCTGGCATCTTTGTCGTGTTGGTCGGCCCGGCCGCGATCACGGTGATTCGAGAGATGCTGCCAATGATGGCGGCTAACTCGTAG